The following proteins come from a genomic window of Puntigrus tetrazona isolate hp1 chromosome 15, ASM1883169v1, whole genome shotgun sequence:
- the atf5b gene encoding LOW QUALITY PROTEIN: uncharacterized protein atf5b (The sequence of the model RefSeq protein was modified relative to this genomic sequence to represent the inferred CDS: inserted 4 bases in 2 codons) — protein MAYNWMTKTFDAYPNSTSTESSPGSSIPPSPLEHDVQMPSDLEVMTTLLKEELAQLEDYYLYESAPMKLEKWQKCDKSLQAMATQSYYQLPCASYNANQPETNPRLVSLATGDLDLRGFCGGSVSRPKMSRPGPYSYIRTHCNSQRISASGCXRRGGVREKEAWTFKGTHSGXTELAFDQCSVDKSFGKSHASAKKVRECAILLKEEEKSCFTEDVFYRAEMMRDSRSRRLLEPHHKREGQSHGMKMLATAGLLCPFAVRERASCPPYKQSEVAECYFHQITANLEPYHGFMNEIDQPIRTGALDIQNNDYLHHECLGDQSFECLSETVLGPL, from the exons ATGGCGTACA ATTGGATGACAAAAACTTTTGACGCTTACCCAAACTCTACTTCCACGGAATCCTCTCCTGGTTCCTCTATCCCACCTTCGCCTCTGGAGCATGATGTCCAAATGCCCTCCGACTTGGAGGTTATGACCACTCTTCTTAAAGAAGAACTGGCTCAGCTGGAGGATTATTACCTGTATGAATCGGCGCCTATGAAATTGGAGAAATGgcaaaaatgtgacaaaagcTTGCAAGCTATGGCTACGCAGTCGTACTACCAGTTGCCCTGCGCTTCGTACAATGCAAACCAACCTGAAACAAATCCCAGGCTGGTTTCCCTAGCAACCGGAGATCTCGACCTGCGAGGCTTCTGTGGGGGCTCCGTGAGCCGACCGAAAATGTCTCGCCCCGGCCCCTACAGCTACATTCGGACACACTGCAACAGCCAAAGAATATCAGCGAGCGGATG AAGGCGTGGAGGTGTTCGAGAGAAGGAGGCGTGGACTTTCAAAGGGACTCATTCAGG TACGGAGCTGGCGTTTGACCAGTGCTCTGTCGACAAATCCTTCGGAAAGAGCCACGCGAGCGCGAAGAAGGTTCGCGAATGTGCCATACTGTTGAAGGAAGAAGAGAAAAGTTGCTTCACGGAAGACGTGTTTTACCGAGCGGAGATGATGAGAGATTCACGATCTCGGCGGCTCCTGGAGCCGCACCACAAACGGGAGGGCCAGAGCCACGGGATGAAGATGCTCGCCACGGCGGGATTGCTATGCCCGTTTGCAGTGCGCGAGAGAGCGAGCTGTCCGCCGTATAAACAATCCGAAGTAGCCGAGTGCTACTTTCATCAGATAACTGCCAATTTAGAGCCATATCACGGCTTCATGAATGAAATcgatcagccaatcagaactgGGGCTCTTGATATCCAGAATAATGACTACTTGCACCACGAATGCCTTGGGGATCAAAGCTTTGAATGTCTGTCGGAGACAGTGTTGGGTCCTCTTTGA